A part of Candidatus Hydrogenedentota bacterium genomic DNA contains:
- a CDS encoding Gfo/Idh/MocA family oxidoreductase, with product MKKLNIGLIGYGFMGRAHSNAYLKVNRFYDLEYQPVLKAVCARSADKVRAFADNWGWESVETDWRKLVGRDDIDAIDIGSPNNTHRDIVLAAAKAGKMILCEKPLAMSAAEGLEMTEAVEKAGVPNMVWFNYRRVPAITLAKQFMDEGRLGRVFHYRAKYLQDWTISPDLPQGGASLWRLDADVAGSGVTGDLLAHSIDTAIWLIGGVDRVCAMTETFIKERPLQDDPGTVKSVTIDDACAFLARFKNGALATFESTRYARGRKNQNTFEVNGELGSLYFDLEDAHQLQYFDHRNDSQSRGWRTILVTDSDHPYMGHWWVPGCVIGYEHTFINALADFLGGLASGVPVRPNFRDALETQYVCDAVLDSAKTETWKTVGA from the coding sequence ATGAAGAAACTGAACATCGGGCTCATCGGCTACGGATTCATGGGCCGCGCCCACTCGAACGCCTACCTGAAGGTGAACCGCTTCTACGACCTGGAGTACCAGCCGGTGCTCAAGGCCGTCTGCGCCCGCAGCGCGGACAAGGTGAGGGCCTTCGCCGACAACTGGGGCTGGGAAAGCGTCGAGACCGACTGGCGGAAACTGGTCGGGCGCGACGACATTGACGCCATTGACATCGGCAGCCCCAACAACACCCACCGCGACATCGTCCTGGCCGCCGCCAAGGCCGGCAAGATGATCCTCTGCGAGAAGCCCCTGGCCATGAGCGCCGCCGAGGGCCTCGAGATGACCGAGGCCGTCGAAAAGGCCGGCGTCCCCAACATGGTGTGGTTCAACTACCGCCGCGTCCCCGCCATCACCCTCGCCAAGCAGTTCATGGACGAGGGCCGGCTGGGCCGCGTCTTCCACTACCGCGCCAAGTACCTCCAGGACTGGACCATCAGCCCCGACCTTCCCCAGGGCGGCGCGTCCCTCTGGCGCCTCGACGCCGACGTGGCCGGCAGCGGCGTCACGGGCGACCTCCTCGCCCACAGCATTGACACCGCCATCTGGCTCATCGGCGGCGTGGACCGCGTCTGCGCCATGACCGAGACCTTCATCAAGGAGCGCCCCCTCCAGGACGACCCCGGCACCGTCAAGTCCGTCACCATTGACGACGCCTGCGCCTTCCTCGCGCGCTTCAAGAACGGCGCCCTCGCCACCTTCGAGTCCACCCGCTACGCCCGCGGCCGCAAGAACCAGAACACCTTCGAGGTCAACGGCGAGCTCGGCTCCCTCTACTTCGACCTCGAGGACGCCCACCAGCTCCAGTACTTCGACCACCGCAACGACTCGCAGTCCCGCGGATGGCGCACCATCCTTGTCACGGACTCCGACCACCCCTACATGGGCCACTGGTGGGTCCCCGGATGCGTCATCGGCTACGAGCACACCTTCATCAACGCCCTCGCCGACTTCCTCGGCGGGCTGGCGTCCGGCGTGCCCGTGCGCCCCAACTTCCGCGACGCCCTCGAGACGCAGTACGTCTGCGACGCCGTTCTCGACTCCGCGAAAACCGAAACCTGGAAAACCGTCGGCGCCTGA